The Betta splendens chromosome 4, fBetSpl5.4, whole genome shotgun sequence genome contains a region encoding:
- the ptbp1b gene encoding polypyrimidine tract-binding protein 1b isoform X1 → MVLAPGWNLLLCSSVLCNGRRGSDALFSSISSGPYIMSTTANGNDSKKFKGDIRGPGVPSRVIHIRKLPNDITEAEVISLGLPFGDVTNLLMLKAKNQAFLEMNSEEAAQNMVGYYSTVMPIIRHYPVFVQFSNHKELKTDNSPNQERAQAALRALSSSHVDAAVAAPSTVLRVVVENLVYPVTLDALCQIFSKFGTVLRIIVFTKNSQFQALLQYPDGASAQAAKLSLDGQNIYNGCCTLRISFSKLTSLNVKYNNEKSRDFTRPDLPSGDSQPTLEHPAMATAFTPGIISASPYAGATHGFPPAFTIQPAVSSHYPGLTVPTLPGALASLSLPGATRLGFPPIPAGHCVLLVSNLNPERVTPHCLFILFGVYGDVMRVKILFNKKENALVQMSDGTQAQLAMSHLNGQRLHGKPLRVTLSKHSSVQLPREGHEDQGLTKDYSNSPLHRFKKPGSKNYSNIFPPSATLHLSNIPPSVVEDDLKMLFSSSGAMVKAFKFFQKDHKMALIQMGTVEEAIESLIEFHNHDLGENHHLRVSFSKSSI, encoded by the exons ATGGTGCTGGCCCCTGGCTGGAACCTGTTGCTCTGCAGTTCCGTGTTGTGCAATGGACGG AGAGGATCTGACGCGCTTttctccagcatctccagcgGCCCATATATCATGAGCACCACGG CGAATGGCAATGACAGCAAGAAGTTTAAAGGCGACATAAGAGGTCCAGGGGTGCCATCCCGGGTCATCCACATCCGCAAGCTTCCCAATGACATCACTGAGGCTGAGGTGATCAGCCTGGGTTTGCCATTTGGAGACGTCACAAACCTGCTGATGCTCAAAGCCAAGaaccag GCCTTCTTAGAGATGAACTCGGAGGAAGCAGCTCAGAACATGGTGGGTTATTACTCCACAGTGATGCCCATCATCAGACATTATCCGGTTTTTGTCCAGTTCTCCAACCACAAAGAGCTGAAGACGGACAACTCACCCAACCAGGAG AGAGCCCAGGCAGCTCTGCGGGCCCTTAGTTCATCTCACGTTGATGCAGCTGTGGCTGCTCCAAGCACTGTGCTGAGGGTTGTGGTGGAGAACCTGGTCTACCCAGTCACGCTGGACGCCCTCTGCCAG ATTTTCTCCAAGTTCGGCACCGTGCTCAGAATCATCGTCTTCACTAAGAACAGTCAGTTCCAAGCTCTGCTGCAGTATCCAGACGGGGCATCAGCCCAGGCTGCTAAACTG TCTCTGGATGGGCAGAACATCTACAATGGCTGCTGCACACTGAGGATCAGCTTCTCCAAACTCACCAGCCTCAACGTCAAATATAACAACGAGAAGAGCAGAGACTTCACCAGACCGGACCTGCCCAGTGGAGACAGCCAGCCCACTCTGGAGCACCCAGCCATGGCTACAGCATTCA CTCCAGGTATCATCTCAGCTTCCCCATATGCTGGAGCCACGCATGGCTTTCCCCCAGCCTTCACCATCCAGCCTGCAG TGTCCTCACACTATCCAGGCCTGACGGTCCCCACTCTTCCTGGTGCTCTGGCTTCCCTGTCCCTCCCTGGGGCCACCAGGCTGGGATTTCCCCCAATCCCTGCTGGGCACTGTGTCCTGCTAGTCAGCAATCTGAACCCTGAG AGAGTTACGCCCCACTGCCTCTTTATTCTCTTCG GTGTTTATGGTGACGTGATGAGAGTGAAGATTCTGTtcaacaaaaaggaaaatgctCTGGTTCAGATGTCTGATGGCACACAGGCTCAACTAG CCATGAGCCACCTGAACGGCCAGCGGCTGCATGGGAAGCCTCTGCGTGTCACGCTGTCCAAACACAGCAGTGTTCAGCTTCCCCGAGAAGGCCACGAAGACCAGGGCTTGACCAAAGACTACAGCAACTCTCCTCTGCACCGCTTTAAGAAGCCTGGCTCCAAAAACTACTCCAACATTTTTCCACCTTCCGCCACCTTACACCTCTCTAACATCCC ccCTTCTGTGGTTGAGGATGACCTCAAGATGTTGTTTTCCAGCTCAGGAGCCATGGTCAAGGCATTCAAATTCTTCCA GAAGGATCATAAGATGGCTCTGATCCAGATGGGCACGGTGGAGGAGGCAATCGAGTCCCTTATTGAGTTCCACAACCATGACTTGGGGGAGAACCACCACCTGCGGGTCTCCTTCTCAAAGTCCTCCATCTGA
- the ptbp1b gene encoding polypyrimidine tract-binding protein 1b isoform X2, whose protein sequence is MDGSVHHDITVGTKRGSDALFSSISSGPYIMSTTANGNDSKKFKGDIRGPGVPSRVIHIRKLPNDITEAEVISLGLPFGDVTNLLMLKAKNQAFLEMNSEEAAQNMVGYYSTVMPIIRHYPVFVQFSNHKELKTDNSPNQERAQAALRALSSSHVDAAVAAPSTVLRVVVENLVYPVTLDALCQIFSKFGTVLRIIVFTKNSQFQALLQYPDGASAQAAKLSLDGQNIYNGCCTLRISFSKLTSLNVKYNNEKSRDFTRPDLPSGDSQPTLEHPAMATAFTPGIISASPYAGATHGFPPAFTIQPAVSSHYPGLTVPTLPGALASLSLPGATRLGFPPIPAGHCVLLVSNLNPERVTPHCLFILFGVYGDVMRVKILFNKKENALVQMSDGTQAQLAMSHLNGQRLHGKPLRVTLSKHSSVQLPREGHEDQGLTKDYSNSPLHRFKKPGSKNYSNIFPPSATLHLSNIPPSVVEDDLKMLFSSSGAMVKAFKFFQKDHKMALIQMGTVEEAIESLIEFHNHDLGENHHLRVSFSKSSI, encoded by the exons ATGGACGG CAGTGTCCACCACGATATAACAGTTGGTACTAAG AGAGGATCTGACGCGCTTttctccagcatctccagcgGCCCATATATCATGAGCACCACGG CGAATGGCAATGACAGCAAGAAGTTTAAAGGCGACATAAGAGGTCCAGGGGTGCCATCCCGGGTCATCCACATCCGCAAGCTTCCCAATGACATCACTGAGGCTGAGGTGATCAGCCTGGGTTTGCCATTTGGAGACGTCACAAACCTGCTGATGCTCAAAGCCAAGaaccag GCCTTCTTAGAGATGAACTCGGAGGAAGCAGCTCAGAACATGGTGGGTTATTACTCCACAGTGATGCCCATCATCAGACATTATCCGGTTTTTGTCCAGTTCTCCAACCACAAAGAGCTGAAGACGGACAACTCACCCAACCAGGAG AGAGCCCAGGCAGCTCTGCGGGCCCTTAGTTCATCTCACGTTGATGCAGCTGTGGCTGCTCCAAGCACTGTGCTGAGGGTTGTGGTGGAGAACCTGGTCTACCCAGTCACGCTGGACGCCCTCTGCCAG ATTTTCTCCAAGTTCGGCACCGTGCTCAGAATCATCGTCTTCACTAAGAACAGTCAGTTCCAAGCTCTGCTGCAGTATCCAGACGGGGCATCAGCCCAGGCTGCTAAACTG TCTCTGGATGGGCAGAACATCTACAATGGCTGCTGCACACTGAGGATCAGCTTCTCCAAACTCACCAGCCTCAACGTCAAATATAACAACGAGAAGAGCAGAGACTTCACCAGACCGGACCTGCCCAGTGGAGACAGCCAGCCCACTCTGGAGCACCCAGCCATGGCTACAGCATTCA CTCCAGGTATCATCTCAGCTTCCCCATATGCTGGAGCCACGCATGGCTTTCCCCCAGCCTTCACCATCCAGCCTGCAG TGTCCTCACACTATCCAGGCCTGACGGTCCCCACTCTTCCTGGTGCTCTGGCTTCCCTGTCCCTCCCTGGGGCCACCAGGCTGGGATTTCCCCCAATCCCTGCTGGGCACTGTGTCCTGCTAGTCAGCAATCTGAACCCTGAG AGAGTTACGCCCCACTGCCTCTTTATTCTCTTCG GTGTTTATGGTGACGTGATGAGAGTGAAGATTCTGTtcaacaaaaaggaaaatgctCTGGTTCAGATGTCTGATGGCACACAGGCTCAACTAG CCATGAGCCACCTGAACGGCCAGCGGCTGCATGGGAAGCCTCTGCGTGTCACGCTGTCCAAACACAGCAGTGTTCAGCTTCCCCGAGAAGGCCACGAAGACCAGGGCTTGACCAAAGACTACAGCAACTCTCCTCTGCACCGCTTTAAGAAGCCTGGCTCCAAAAACTACTCCAACATTTTTCCACCTTCCGCCACCTTACACCTCTCTAACATCCC ccCTTCTGTGGTTGAGGATGACCTCAAGATGTTGTTTTCCAGCTCAGGAGCCATGGTCAAGGCATTCAAATTCTTCCA GAAGGATCATAAGATGGCTCTGATCCAGATGGGCACGGTGGAGGAGGCAATCGAGTCCCTTATTGAGTTCCACAACCATGACTTGGGGGAGAACCACCACCTGCGGGTCTCCTTCTCAAAGTCCTCCATCTGA
- the ptbp1b gene encoding polypyrimidine tract-binding protein 1b isoform X3, producing the protein MDGVHHDITVGTKRGSDALFSSISSGPYIMSTTANGNDSKKFKGDIRGPGVPSRVIHIRKLPNDITEAEVISLGLPFGDVTNLLMLKAKNQAFLEMNSEEAAQNMVGYYSTVMPIIRHYPVFVQFSNHKELKTDNSPNQERAQAALRALSSSHVDAAVAAPSTVLRVVVENLVYPVTLDALCQIFSKFGTVLRIIVFTKNSQFQALLQYPDGASAQAAKLSLDGQNIYNGCCTLRISFSKLTSLNVKYNNEKSRDFTRPDLPSGDSQPTLEHPAMATAFTPGIISASPYAGATHGFPPAFTIQPAVSSHYPGLTVPTLPGALASLSLPGATRLGFPPIPAGHCVLLVSNLNPERVTPHCLFILFGVYGDVMRVKILFNKKENALVQMSDGTQAQLAMSHLNGQRLHGKPLRVTLSKHSSVQLPREGHEDQGLTKDYSNSPLHRFKKPGSKNYSNIFPPSATLHLSNIPPSVVEDDLKMLFSSSGAMVKAFKFFQKDHKMALIQMGTVEEAIESLIEFHNHDLGENHHLRVSFSKSSI; encoded by the exons ATGGACGG TGTCCACCACGATATAACAGTTGGTACTAAG AGAGGATCTGACGCGCTTttctccagcatctccagcgGCCCATATATCATGAGCACCACGG CGAATGGCAATGACAGCAAGAAGTTTAAAGGCGACATAAGAGGTCCAGGGGTGCCATCCCGGGTCATCCACATCCGCAAGCTTCCCAATGACATCACTGAGGCTGAGGTGATCAGCCTGGGTTTGCCATTTGGAGACGTCACAAACCTGCTGATGCTCAAAGCCAAGaaccag GCCTTCTTAGAGATGAACTCGGAGGAAGCAGCTCAGAACATGGTGGGTTATTACTCCACAGTGATGCCCATCATCAGACATTATCCGGTTTTTGTCCAGTTCTCCAACCACAAAGAGCTGAAGACGGACAACTCACCCAACCAGGAG AGAGCCCAGGCAGCTCTGCGGGCCCTTAGTTCATCTCACGTTGATGCAGCTGTGGCTGCTCCAAGCACTGTGCTGAGGGTTGTGGTGGAGAACCTGGTCTACCCAGTCACGCTGGACGCCCTCTGCCAG ATTTTCTCCAAGTTCGGCACCGTGCTCAGAATCATCGTCTTCACTAAGAACAGTCAGTTCCAAGCTCTGCTGCAGTATCCAGACGGGGCATCAGCCCAGGCTGCTAAACTG TCTCTGGATGGGCAGAACATCTACAATGGCTGCTGCACACTGAGGATCAGCTTCTCCAAACTCACCAGCCTCAACGTCAAATATAACAACGAGAAGAGCAGAGACTTCACCAGACCGGACCTGCCCAGTGGAGACAGCCAGCCCACTCTGGAGCACCCAGCCATGGCTACAGCATTCA CTCCAGGTATCATCTCAGCTTCCCCATATGCTGGAGCCACGCATGGCTTTCCCCCAGCCTTCACCATCCAGCCTGCAG TGTCCTCACACTATCCAGGCCTGACGGTCCCCACTCTTCCTGGTGCTCTGGCTTCCCTGTCCCTCCCTGGGGCCACCAGGCTGGGATTTCCCCCAATCCCTGCTGGGCACTGTGTCCTGCTAGTCAGCAATCTGAACCCTGAG AGAGTTACGCCCCACTGCCTCTTTATTCTCTTCG GTGTTTATGGTGACGTGATGAGAGTGAAGATTCTGTtcaacaaaaaggaaaatgctCTGGTTCAGATGTCTGATGGCACACAGGCTCAACTAG CCATGAGCCACCTGAACGGCCAGCGGCTGCATGGGAAGCCTCTGCGTGTCACGCTGTCCAAACACAGCAGTGTTCAGCTTCCCCGAGAAGGCCACGAAGACCAGGGCTTGACCAAAGACTACAGCAACTCTCCTCTGCACCGCTTTAAGAAGCCTGGCTCCAAAAACTACTCCAACATTTTTCCACCTTCCGCCACCTTACACCTCTCTAACATCCC ccCTTCTGTGGTTGAGGATGACCTCAAGATGTTGTTTTCCAGCTCAGGAGCCATGGTCAAGGCATTCAAATTCTTCCA GAAGGATCATAAGATGGCTCTGATCCAGATGGGCACGGTGGAGGAGGCAATCGAGTCCCTTATTGAGTTCCACAACCATGACTTGGGGGAGAACCACCACCTGCGGGTCTCCTTCTCAAAGTCCTCCATCTGA
- the ptbp1b gene encoding polypyrimidine tract-binding protein 1b isoform X4, whose product MSTTANGNDSKKFKGDIRGPGVPSRVIHIRKLPNDITEAEVISLGLPFGDVTNLLMLKAKNQAFLEMNSEEAAQNMVGYYSTVMPIIRHYPVFVQFSNHKELKTDNSPNQERAQAALRALSSSHVDAAVAAPSTVLRVVVENLVYPVTLDALCQIFSKFGTVLRIIVFTKNSQFQALLQYPDGASAQAAKLSLDGQNIYNGCCTLRISFSKLTSLNVKYNNEKSRDFTRPDLPSGDSQPTLEHPAMATAFTPGIISASPYAGATHGFPPAFTIQPAVSSHYPGLTVPTLPGALASLSLPGATRLGFPPIPAGHCVLLVSNLNPERVTPHCLFILFGVYGDVMRVKILFNKKENALVQMSDGTQAQLAMSHLNGQRLHGKPLRVTLSKHSSVQLPREGHEDQGLTKDYSNSPLHRFKKPGSKNYSNIFPPSATLHLSNIPPSVVEDDLKMLFSSSGAMVKAFKFFQKDHKMALIQMGTVEEAIESLIEFHNHDLGENHHLRVSFSKSSI is encoded by the exons ATGAGCACCACGG CGAATGGCAATGACAGCAAGAAGTTTAAAGGCGACATAAGAGGTCCAGGGGTGCCATCCCGGGTCATCCACATCCGCAAGCTTCCCAATGACATCACTGAGGCTGAGGTGATCAGCCTGGGTTTGCCATTTGGAGACGTCACAAACCTGCTGATGCTCAAAGCCAAGaaccag GCCTTCTTAGAGATGAACTCGGAGGAAGCAGCTCAGAACATGGTGGGTTATTACTCCACAGTGATGCCCATCATCAGACATTATCCGGTTTTTGTCCAGTTCTCCAACCACAAAGAGCTGAAGACGGACAACTCACCCAACCAGGAG AGAGCCCAGGCAGCTCTGCGGGCCCTTAGTTCATCTCACGTTGATGCAGCTGTGGCTGCTCCAAGCACTGTGCTGAGGGTTGTGGTGGAGAACCTGGTCTACCCAGTCACGCTGGACGCCCTCTGCCAG ATTTTCTCCAAGTTCGGCACCGTGCTCAGAATCATCGTCTTCACTAAGAACAGTCAGTTCCAAGCTCTGCTGCAGTATCCAGACGGGGCATCAGCCCAGGCTGCTAAACTG TCTCTGGATGGGCAGAACATCTACAATGGCTGCTGCACACTGAGGATCAGCTTCTCCAAACTCACCAGCCTCAACGTCAAATATAACAACGAGAAGAGCAGAGACTTCACCAGACCGGACCTGCCCAGTGGAGACAGCCAGCCCACTCTGGAGCACCCAGCCATGGCTACAGCATTCA CTCCAGGTATCATCTCAGCTTCCCCATATGCTGGAGCCACGCATGGCTTTCCCCCAGCCTTCACCATCCAGCCTGCAG TGTCCTCACACTATCCAGGCCTGACGGTCCCCACTCTTCCTGGTGCTCTGGCTTCCCTGTCCCTCCCTGGGGCCACCAGGCTGGGATTTCCCCCAATCCCTGCTGGGCACTGTGTCCTGCTAGTCAGCAATCTGAACCCTGAG AGAGTTACGCCCCACTGCCTCTTTATTCTCTTCG GTGTTTATGGTGACGTGATGAGAGTGAAGATTCTGTtcaacaaaaaggaaaatgctCTGGTTCAGATGTCTGATGGCACACAGGCTCAACTAG CCATGAGCCACCTGAACGGCCAGCGGCTGCATGGGAAGCCTCTGCGTGTCACGCTGTCCAAACACAGCAGTGTTCAGCTTCCCCGAGAAGGCCACGAAGACCAGGGCTTGACCAAAGACTACAGCAACTCTCCTCTGCACCGCTTTAAGAAGCCTGGCTCCAAAAACTACTCCAACATTTTTCCACCTTCCGCCACCTTACACCTCTCTAACATCCC ccCTTCTGTGGTTGAGGATGACCTCAAGATGTTGTTTTCCAGCTCAGGAGCCATGGTCAAGGCATTCAAATTCTTCCA GAAGGATCATAAGATGGCTCTGATCCAGATGGGCACGGTGGAGGAGGCAATCGAGTCCCTTATTGAGTTCCACAACCATGACTTGGGGGAGAACCACCACCTGCGGGTCTCCTTCTCAAAGTCCTCCATCTGA
- the ptbp1b gene encoding polypyrimidine tract-binding protein 1b isoform X5, with protein sequence MLKAKNQAFLEMNSEEAAQNMVGYYSTVMPIIRHYPVFVQFSNHKELKTDNSPNQERAQAALRALSSSHVDAAVAAPSTVLRVVVENLVYPVTLDALCQIFSKFGTVLRIIVFTKNSQFQALLQYPDGASAQAAKLSLDGQNIYNGCCTLRISFSKLTSLNVKYNNEKSRDFTRPDLPSGDSQPTLEHPAMATAFTPGIISASPYAGATHGFPPAFTIQPAVSSHYPGLTVPTLPGALASLSLPGATRLGFPPIPAGHCVLLVSNLNPERVTPHCLFILFGVYGDVMRVKILFNKKENALVQMSDGTQAQLAMSHLNGQRLHGKPLRVTLSKHSSVQLPREGHEDQGLTKDYSNSPLHRFKKPGSKNYSNIFPPSATLHLSNIPPSVVEDDLKMLFSSSGAMVKAFKFFQKDHKMALIQMGTVEEAIESLIEFHNHDLGENHHLRVSFSKSSI encoded by the exons ATGCTCAAAGCCAAGaaccag GCCTTCTTAGAGATGAACTCGGAGGAAGCAGCTCAGAACATGGTGGGTTATTACTCCACAGTGATGCCCATCATCAGACATTATCCGGTTTTTGTCCAGTTCTCCAACCACAAAGAGCTGAAGACGGACAACTCACCCAACCAGGAG AGAGCCCAGGCAGCTCTGCGGGCCCTTAGTTCATCTCACGTTGATGCAGCTGTGGCTGCTCCAAGCACTGTGCTGAGGGTTGTGGTGGAGAACCTGGTCTACCCAGTCACGCTGGACGCCCTCTGCCAG ATTTTCTCCAAGTTCGGCACCGTGCTCAGAATCATCGTCTTCACTAAGAACAGTCAGTTCCAAGCTCTGCTGCAGTATCCAGACGGGGCATCAGCCCAGGCTGCTAAACTG TCTCTGGATGGGCAGAACATCTACAATGGCTGCTGCACACTGAGGATCAGCTTCTCCAAACTCACCAGCCTCAACGTCAAATATAACAACGAGAAGAGCAGAGACTTCACCAGACCGGACCTGCCCAGTGGAGACAGCCAGCCCACTCTGGAGCACCCAGCCATGGCTACAGCATTCA CTCCAGGTATCATCTCAGCTTCCCCATATGCTGGAGCCACGCATGGCTTTCCCCCAGCCTTCACCATCCAGCCTGCAG TGTCCTCACACTATCCAGGCCTGACGGTCCCCACTCTTCCTGGTGCTCTGGCTTCCCTGTCCCTCCCTGGGGCCACCAGGCTGGGATTTCCCCCAATCCCTGCTGGGCACTGTGTCCTGCTAGTCAGCAATCTGAACCCTGAG AGAGTTACGCCCCACTGCCTCTTTATTCTCTTCG GTGTTTATGGTGACGTGATGAGAGTGAAGATTCTGTtcaacaaaaaggaaaatgctCTGGTTCAGATGTCTGATGGCACACAGGCTCAACTAG CCATGAGCCACCTGAACGGCCAGCGGCTGCATGGGAAGCCTCTGCGTGTCACGCTGTCCAAACACAGCAGTGTTCAGCTTCCCCGAGAAGGCCACGAAGACCAGGGCTTGACCAAAGACTACAGCAACTCTCCTCTGCACCGCTTTAAGAAGCCTGGCTCCAAAAACTACTCCAACATTTTTCCACCTTCCGCCACCTTACACCTCTCTAACATCCC ccCTTCTGTGGTTGAGGATGACCTCAAGATGTTGTTTTCCAGCTCAGGAGCCATGGTCAAGGCATTCAAATTCTTCCA GAAGGATCATAAGATGGCTCTGATCCAGATGGGCACGGTGGAGGAGGCAATCGAGTCCCTTATTGAGTTCCACAACCATGACTTGGGGGAGAACCACCACCTGCGGGTCTCCTTCTCAAAGTCCTCCATCTGA